CCTGCAAACCGTTAACACTCAGGAGTGAACCATGGCAGCCCCCTCCGTTAACCAGTCGATGATAAACCGCAGCGCCTGGGGCTCTCCACTGCTCGAGATGCTGCGCGATCACCTGCTGTATGCCGTAATCATGGCGGGCAGTGTGGTGGCAGGTTTCATCTGGCCACTGTCTACACCGATTTGCCTGATACTGGTGACCGTAGCCAGTATCAGTTTCAGTACACATCGCTGGCGCATGCCCATGCGTATGCCCATGCATCTGAATAAAGTGGATCCATCGGAAGACCGCAAAGTCCGGCGTAGTCTGCTTTCGTCCTTCCCCTCCCTCTTCCAGTATGAATCCAGACAGGAACGCATCGGGCGGGGAATTTTTTATCTCGGCTTCCAGCGAGTTAACGACGTCGGCCGCGAGCTCTGGCTGACCCTGGACGACCTGACACGGCACGTCATGTTCTTCGCCGGCACCGGTGGCGGGAAAACAGAAACCATCTATGCCTGGATGCTGAATTCGTATTGCTGGGGCCGGGGTTTCACCTTTGTCGATGGCAAGGCGCAGAACGATACGGCCCGGACAGTCTGGTACCTGTCTCTCCGTTTTGGCCGCGAAGACGATGTAGAGTTCATTAACTTCATGACCGGCGGCATGTCGCGCAGTGAGATAATTCACAAGGGCGATAAAAGCCGGCCACAGTCCAATACCTTTAACCCCTTTGGCCTCAGCACAGAAGCCTTTATCGCTGAAACCATGCAGTCCATGCTGCCTACGAACGTCCAGGGTGGAGAATGGCAGTCCAGGGCAATTGCAATGAACAAGGCGCTGGTTTTTGGCACCAAGTTCTGGTGTGTCCGGGAAAACAAAACCATGTCACTGCAGCTGCTGCGCGAATTTATGCCACTGGAGAAACTGGCCGAGCTGTACTGCCGGGCCGTGGACGATCAGTGGCCAGAAGAAGCTGTCTCCCCACTGTATAACTACCTGGTGGATGTTCCGGGTTTTGACATGGCACTTGTCCGTACTCCGTCGGTCTGGACGGAAGAGCCGCGCAAACAACACAGTTATCTGACGGGGCAGTTTCTGGAGACATTCAGCACCTTCACGGAAACCTTCGGCGATATCTTCGCGGAAGATGCGGGAGATATCGATATCCGCGATTCTATCCACAGCGACCGTATCCTGTTAACGCTGATCCCGGCCATGAACACGTCCCAACACACCACCTCTGCACTGGGACGCATGTTTATCACTCAGCAGAGTATGATACTGGCGCGCGACCTCGGATACAGGCTGGAAGGACTGGACTCGGAAGCGCTTGAGATAACGAAGTACAAGGGGGCGTATCCCTACATCAGCTACCTTGATGAAGTCGGGGCATTTTACACAGAGCGTATTGCCGTTCAGGCCACACAGGTTCGATCGCTGGATTTCGCGCTGATAATGATGGGGCAGGATCAGGAACGTATTGAAACCCAGACATCGGCCGCCAACGTCGCCACGCTGATGCAGAACGCCGGCACCAAAGTGGCTGGCAAAATCGTCAGCGATGACAAAACAGCCCAGACCATCAGTAATGCCGCCGGCAAGGAAGCCCGGGCAAACATGGTCAACCTGCAACGCAGGGATGGGATTATCGGAACCTCCTGGATTGACGGTGACCATATCAATATTCAGATGGAGAACAAAATCAACGTTCAGGATCTGATAAAGCTGCAGCCTGGGGAAAACTACACCGTGTTTCAGGGGGACCCGGTTCCGGGGGCATCGTTCTATATTGAACCGAAGGAGAAAACCTGCAAATACCCTCTTGTTATCAACCGCTATATTACGATTAACCCGCCCAAACTGGAGCAGTTGCGTAAACTGGTTCCCCGGACGGCACAACGCCGTCTCCCGACGCCGGAGAACGTCAGCAGGATTATTGGTGTGCTGACGGAAAAACCGTCACGCCGTCGTAAAAAACAGTCTGCAGCTCCATGGAAAATGATAGACACCTTCCAGCAACGTCTGGCTAATCGGCAGGAGGCGCACAACCTGCTGACAGCATATGACATGGATTTTGCAGGCCGCGAAAAAAATCTGTGGGAAGAAGCCCTGGATATCATCCGCACCACCACGATGGAGGAACGTACAATCCGGTACATCACGCTCAGTAAGCCTGAGCCGGAATCGACGGAAGTAAACGCAGAAAAAATTCAGCCTGCACCGGATGCTATTTTGAGGAACCTGACACTCCCGCAACCTGCCTATGTTCCTCCAGCCCGGTATCAAAACGAGCCATTTATCTCCCCTAAACAGACAGATCCAACACAGCCTGATATGGAGTGGCCAGAGTGATGGTTCAAAAATTTGCCAGGTTTTAAGAACAACTACCGATTATCAAAATGATCTAGCGAGAAAGGAAATGAAGAAGCTTATATTTGCCGCACTTTTTGGTTTTTCAGCCGTTACCGCTGCAGCGCCCCAGCCTGTTGCTGACACTGATGCTTTGGCGCTGCTGACTGAAATCCGCAACATCCTCCTCACGAACCAGCAGAAGGCGTATGCCTGCTCTGATGGCGAAAAAGTCTATACTGTCGGACTGCATATAAAACATGACGGTTCGGAATACAAATGTGTTTTAAAGAATGACCATGCTGAATGGGAAGTCGTCCCACGCATAGCATTCAATTAAAAAAAGGCCGCGAAAGCGGTCCTTTTTTGTTTTTGTACAGTTCGGTTATGAAAGTTGCAGGCTAAACAGGTTACATAGTTTTCCTGTACAATTGCTCATCAATTTTCAAGTCATATCTCCTGGGCATAGCCTATGCCACGGGGGAGCCCCATAATTTATTGGCGAAGAAAATGCCAAGACGAGGCACAGAAATCCTTGCTGGCGACTCCAAAAGTTTTGAAGTCGCAACAGATCTCACTCATTTCTCAACAGGTCGACATAATCCTTATAGACGTAGCTTTTCCCGCGAGCTCTGCCCGTCGTTTCAACAAGAATATCTGTAGCTTCTAGTACCTTGATCGCAGCGCTGGCAGTAGGAAACGTCACTGAAAGCTCAGCCTGAGCACGTTCGACTGTTAATCTTGGCATAACTGGCAGCAATTCAAAAAGACGCATGGTTGGCAAAGATGTCGAGGCGTTTGCAAGTAGCCTCTTTCGGTGCATGGCGATGAGAGAGGCTATCTGAATAATACTCTTTTGAGCTTCCTCTGCTGCTATTTCAACCCCTTCCAGGAAGAAGGTAATCCATTGCTCCCAGTTCCCATCACTTCGTATCTCAGACAAACACCGGTAATATTCTTCCTGATGGCTTTTCAGGTACCCGGAAACATATAAAAGGGGTTCAGGCAGGACTCCCCACTCTTCCAGCAGGATTGCAATAAGCAGTCGGCCAATGCGCCCATTGCCATCCAGAAAGGGGTGAATTGTTTCGAATTGCGCGTGCACCAGGGCAATCTTAACGAGGGGAGGTAACGTCTGGTTTTTGTCGTGAATAAACAGTTCCAGATCAGACAGAAGGTTTGTTACTTCTTCTGGGGGAGGAGGAACATAGACCGCATTACCTGGACGGGTTCCACCTATCCAGTTCTGGCTGGTTCTGATATTACCGGGTTGTTTATTAGCGCCACGAATTCCATTGAGAAGAACCTTATGCGCTTCTGTAAGCAACCGTACCGATACAGGAAGACCTTCAGGAGAGTTAATCTGTTCCCGGACATACCGGAACGCCTGCAGGTATTGTGTGACTTCTTCAACATCATCTGCATTAGCAACGGATAAACCTGCTTCTTCATCAAAAACGTCTGTCAGGGTAGCTTGTGTCCCTTCCAGTTGTGAGGTTAGCAATGCCTCGCGGCGTAAGGCGCTGTAAATGAGCCACTCTCCCGAGGCGACGAGACCAGACATACCTGAAAGCCTGGCCAGAGCAAGTTCAGCGCGCGTGTTTTGTTCTTGCCATACATGGGGTTCCAGCTCTGGTTTCGTTGGTGGCAGAGGAAATGGCACAAAGGCATTCACCTTCTCATGATGGCTTTGGGTAGTTATGTAGCGGCCTGTTACTCGATTCATTAAAGCTCCTTTTAATAAGCCAGATAGTTATTAAAGCACTCTTTAATAACGAAGGCACTAGTTAAAAGAAACTTTAATAGGGTGTGCTGGCACTGATTATCTGGGCGTCGGTGGTTCCCAGGTATTCTGATGTGAAGCTTTGACATCCGGATCATAGTTGCTTTGATTCAGCATGATTGTGAATTGTTGCTCATGCTCAACACGCAACTGGTCTACATCCGGCCGCGAGACCTGGTATTCTCCTTCATCGCGATGGTTCACATTATGCCATGCCACCATTTTGGCAAATGCCGTATTGAACTGTTCATTATTCCCTTCCGGTGCCATCGCGACGGTCGGAGAACGACTGAAGAGAACCGGCGCTACTTTGATCATATCCTGCTTAAGTGCATCGTAATCGCCGGTGTTCCGGAAAATAACCCTGTCGCCGTAGTCGGTGCAAATGTGACGGCCAGTCTCCGGATCGCGGAACTGGACGCGACCATTTTTCTTCAGTGAAGCCTGCATGCCAGGGACGCCGGAATATACCGGCGTTCCGCCTGGCTCACAGATAACAACACATCTGCTGTCGGTCGTGGATTTGACCGCATTACCACGGCGATCCCTGTAATCCCATCCTCTCAGCTGCGATATCGCAGCCTTGTCACCTTTCACCGCTTCAGCTTCCACCCACTGCCGGTATGACGGCGGGTACCATTTCCCCTCACCAATCAGTGCCAGACGCTCAGATTTCATCGCATCCTTCAGCGCAATCAGCGCCTGCATACGCTGCACTTCCGCAATATGGTAATGCAGCTTACGGATCAACGGATCACGGTACGTTGCCCGGACATACGCCTTACGCCGGCGGCATATCTGGTGAATGTCCTGATAGCGTTCCCGGCCATGCAGATCAGGTTTACGCCAGTTTGCGCGCCACGCTGCATAACGCGCCTTCAGATCGTCGCGCGCAGCGGCGCGGGCTTCTCGACGCTGACGACGCAGTTCAGGGTCACGTTTCATGCCCGGAATATCACGGTCACTCACGGCCAGTTCCGGGTTATACCGGCTTTCAGGAGGCACCCGTTCAAAGATATCTGCCGGCACCGAAACAAACGCACCCGCATGAGGTTCCGCTCTTGCAAGCGTCAGATCCGGATGTACATGACTCGCTTTCACCGGCGTCTGGTCATGATTATACGCGTCCATAACGACCAGCCCCTGATGCCCACGCATCAGCAGCAGACCCTGCCGCGCAAAAGTCTCATGGCAGCGTGACCAGGTAAATTCGTCACCGCTGATCAACGTTTCTATCTCCTGCCGGCAGTGAGATATTGCATACCCCCACAGACTTTCCTTATCCGAGAAAATCTCACGTTTGAGTGCGCCCTGCGGACCAGAGCCGGTGCGCAGTTTACGCCACTCACGGTCACTGACGGGTTTAGCCTCCAGGCCACCTCCGGCGTACCGTTCTGTCGGCGTAACCTGCTGGAAAATATCCACAGGAACAGGCTTCCAGCCCCCTTCATAACTTTCCATGACCGATTTTGTCAGCGCTGGCCAGACGCGTTCTGCGCGTACCGGCGTGCGCGTTTTGTCATAACCGTCACAGATAACCAGTTTGCCGTGTTGTTCCTGCAGATACAGCCCTGACTGTGCAAGAAGCGTATGCACAGACTGTATATTCCGCTTCTCAGGATCCTGATCCAGCGCCATCAGCGGTGCGCGCAGTCTGGCAATGGCAAAGTCTGAGAGACTCTGCGTTTCCGTCATCTTTTCAGGGCGTGAAGGTGCGGTGACTTTCGCGGGATCATAGCGACCAACCTGCGTCACCTGATGAAAAATATCCTGCGCCGGCGGTGTGAAATCACCCAGTTTGTGGATGAGTTTTTCCGATCGCCATGCCGGGCCATACGCCGTCAGAGTGACACCAGGACGCTCACGCTCCCAGGCATCTTTCACCATCAGCTCACCCTTTTCCTGTACCAGAACGAGACCTTCTTTCGCAAAGCGCTGATGCAGGGACGGCCAGTCAGTAACGGACTCTTCCCGTAGTCCGGCAATCGCCGTATCGGCAATGTATTCTTTCAGACTTTGCGGACGGCCACGTTTCCATGCGCTCTGTCTGTCACGTTCTACGGATGTCCTGCGGACAATACGTTTGTCCGGAGTGATAACATAGCAACCATTGTCGGGTGAAAACCCGTGCTTCAGTTCCAGTTCGCGACACGCTTTGTTCAGTTTCTCCTGGCTGAATGCCAGTCGGTTCAGGTAGCCTGTTTCCGGGTGTACGCGGTTTACAGCGATGTGAACGTGCAGGTTATCCGTGTCAGTGTGAATGGCAGCGACAAACTGGTGATCGGTCATGCCAAGTTTTCGCAGGGAATGACGAACAGAGTCATAAATCTGTTCCGGGCGCGGACTTTCATGTGACTGCCAGCTGAGCAGGTAGTGAAAAACAGGGTCACTGTTACCGTGAGCAAACTTAGCTTTCTGCGCAGTAAACTCCATCTCTTCTGCGGCCGTTTCAATGGACGTGCAGTTATGAAAGCAGGTCACGCCGTAAAAATTCACCCACTCTCCGCCGTCCGGCATCACATCAACGAGCGAAACAAAAGACTCATCACGCAATTTTGTGGCGTAGTCCACAAGGCGGGAAAAACGGCTGCGGTGAGGCATGTCCGGTTTCATCCCGGAGGCCTTTACCGCTTCCAGCAAATCATCATCTTTCGGCTCATCACGCACGGAAACGTACGACACCAGGTCCCCAAATGAGGACTTTCCGTCTTGCCGTTTCGGTGGAATGACCGGGATCATAATGCTGTTTGTCTCTCCGTATTAGTCGTTATTCTTCAGTTGATTTCTGAGCGTCTCTGACAGCTCAGTTATGGCGACGAGGACTTTTGAGTACTCCTTGTCTCCCACCCGTTTCCCTTCCACAAAAAGATGTTTCTGCAGTCGTCCAAGCCGGAGAAGTTCGGTCAGAAAAGTGTCGTCAGCTTTTGCGGTCACCTTTCTTTTCAGGGCTGCATTTCTGATAAAAGCCGACACAGTTTGTCCGGCAGCAGTGGCCTGCGTCTCAATATCTTCGATTTCATCCGGCGTGAATCTCAGGGTCTTTATTACGGTTTTCTGCCGTTTTTCACTTCCCCTTCGGGATGCTCTGTCACTCATGCTGACTCCTTACTGGGGTGTCGGGGCGAAGCCCTGACCAGGTGGCATTTGTAATATCGTGCGTGCGCGGTATTACAAATGCACATCCTGTCCTTTTTTTTGGCCATTATACACGTCAGTATCGGTTTCGCCTATGGCGTTTTTGACGGCATAGGCAGTGCGGGGCACTGCCATTTTTTTGGCATAAGTGGTATGATTTTCGGGATTTTTTGATTATCCGGGGTGTGCAGATGAGTAAAAAAACGTTTTATTCCGATGATGACATTGTAAAGGCAAAAGAGGCGCTGTCTGGATTGCCGGATTTAACGCCGCAGAGAAAAACGCAGCAGGATTTTTTGGCTGCGATCCGTGACGATCTGCTGGCACTGGTTAAAACGAAAGGGTATACCCTGACCGACATCAAAGAGACGCTTAAAACAGCAGGTTATGAGGTTAGTGACAGGGCATTACGGGACATCATGCGTGATGCGGAAAAGAAGAAAGTAGATAAAAAAAAATCGCACACCGAAGCAGGCTAATCCGGCGACGACAGAAAACCAGTAGTTGTCTCAGGAAGGACACAGATGTCCTTCCTGATTTCCTGATTTACATTCCCCATTGCCAGCGGAGTTTTCCACTCAATCCGGCAATCAGCATGTCGGAAAGTGGATCAGCTTTTTTCATCAGAAAACGCCTGTCTTTTTCACAATCTGTGCCAAATGTTTCTCCTTCTGGTTCAATTTTTTTGATTCTCTGCCATCCGGACAATTTCACACCGACAGTATGAGGCTATCTGCTCCAGTAAAATGCCAGTGACCGTGGAAGGGAAAAAGGGTACTTCCATAACCTGCCAGCGATAGTGACAGATAAAGGCCAGCGTCTGCGCAGCATCAAAACATTCTGCATCTTCAATAAACTCATTACTGATTTCATCTGCATGCACTTCATTGCCAGACCATATGGCCAGAGACTGCGCATTTACTTTCGCCAGTTCGCGGGAAAACACCACGGCAAACGTTGGGTTGATGATCCCCGCAACATCGCAGGCATATCGGGAAATGGATGCAATCTGTTCAGGGCTGACGCGGTAAAAGGCCATCTGTATATTCTCCGGTTATCACGATTTATGCCGTCAGTATTTCCGGACTGCGGCGCATTCAGGTTATTCACGTCAACCGTTCGCATCGCGGGACCGACAGAAACAGGGAGTAAGCCGTGCGTACCTTGTTTCAGTCGGATCAGTGATGCAGGTTACGACGGGAATACCGTGCGCCGCAGTCCGGCCAGCAAAAGAGAAAATAATCCGTACACATAAACAGGCAGCCCT
The window above is part of the Pantoea cypripedii genome. Proteins encoded here:
- the trbC gene encoding F-type conjugative transfer protein TrbC, which produces MAAPSVNQSMINRSAWGSPLLEMLRDHLLYAVIMAGSVVAGFIWPLSTPICLILVTVASISFSTHRWRMPMRMPMHLNKVDPSEDRKVRRSLLSSFPSLFQYESRQERIGRGIFYLGFQRVNDVGRELWLTLDDLTRHVMFFAGTGGGKTETIYAWMLNSYCWGRGFTFVDGKAQNDTARTVWYLSLRFGREDDVEFINFMTGGMSRSEIIHKGDKSRPQSNTFNPFGLSTEAFIAETMQSMLPTNVQGGEWQSRAIAMNKALVFGTKFWCVRENKTMSLQLLREFMPLEKLAELYCRAVDDQWPEEAVSPLYNYLVDVPGFDMALVRTPSVWTEEPRKQHSYLTGQFLETFSTFTETFGDIFAEDAGDIDIRDSIHSDRILLTLIPAMNTSQHTTSALGRMFITQQSMILARDLGYRLEGLDSEALEITKYKGAYPYISYLDEVGAFYTERIAVQATQVRSLDFALIMMGQDQERIETQTSAANVATLMQNAGTKVAGKIVSDDKTAQTISNAAGKEARANMVNLQRRDGIIGTSWIDGDHINIQMENKINVQDLIKLQPGENYTVFQGDPVPGASFYIEPKEKTCKYPLVINRYITINPPKLEQLRKLVPRTAQRRLPTPENVSRIIGVLTEKPSRRRKKQSAAPWKMIDTFQQRLANRQEAHNLLTAYDMDFAGREKNLWEEALDIIRTTTMEERTIRYITLSKPEPESTEVNAEKIQPAPDAILRNLTLPQPAYVPPARYQNEPFISPKQTDPTQPDMEWPE
- a CDS encoding Fic family protein, whose amino-acid sequence is MNRVTGRYITTQSHHEKVNAFVPFPLPPTKPELEPHVWQEQNTRAELALARLSGMSGLVASGEWLIYSALRREALLTSQLEGTQATLTDVFDEEAGLSVANADDVEEVTQYLQAFRYVREQINSPEGLPVSVRLLTEAHKVLLNGIRGANKQPGNIRTSQNWIGGTRPGNAVYVPPPPEEVTNLLSDLELFIHDKNQTLPPLVKIALVHAQFETIHPFLDGNGRIGRLLIAILLEEWGVLPEPLLYVSGYLKSHQEEYYRCLSEIRSDGNWEQWITFFLEGVEIAAEEAQKSIIQIASLIAMHRKRLLANASTSLPTMRLFELLPVMPRLTVERAQAELSVTFPTASAAIKVLEATDILVETTGRARGKSYVYKDYVDLLRNE
- a CDS encoding relaxase/mobilization nuclease domain-containing protein — its product is MIPVIPPKRQDGKSSFGDLVSYVSVRDEPKDDDLLEAVKASGMKPDMPHRSRFSRLVDYATKLRDESFVSLVDVMPDGGEWVNFYGVTCFHNCTSIETAAEEMEFTAQKAKFAHGNSDPVFHYLLSWQSHESPRPEQIYDSVRHSLRKLGMTDHQFVAAIHTDTDNLHVHIAVNRVHPETGYLNRLAFSQEKLNKACRELELKHGFSPDNGCYVITPDKRIVRRTSVERDRQSAWKRGRPQSLKEYIADTAIAGLREESVTDWPSLHQRFAKEGLVLVQEKGELMVKDAWERERPGVTLTAYGPAWRSEKLIHKLGDFTPPAQDIFHQVTQVGRYDPAKVTAPSRPEKMTETQSLSDFAIARLRAPLMALDQDPEKRNIQSVHTLLAQSGLYLQEQHGKLVICDGYDKTRTPVRAERVWPALTKSVMESYEGGWKPVPVDIFQQVTPTERYAGGGLEAKPVSDREWRKLRTGSGPQGALKREIFSDKESLWGYAISHCRQEIETLISGDEFTWSRCHETFARQGLLLMRGHQGLVVMDAYNHDQTPVKASHVHPDLTLARAEPHAGAFVSVPADIFERVPPESRYNPELAVSDRDIPGMKRDPELRRQRREARAAARDDLKARYAAWRANWRKPDLHGRERYQDIHQICRRRKAYVRATYRDPLIRKLHYHIAEVQRMQALIALKDAMKSERLALIGEGKWYPPSYRQWVEAEAVKGDKAAISQLRGWDYRDRRGNAVKSTTDSRCVVICEPGGTPVYSGVPGMQASLKKNGRVQFRDPETGRHICTDYGDRVIFRNTGDYDALKQDMIKVAPVLFSRSPTVAMAPEGNNEQFNTAFAKMVAWHNVNHRDEGEYQVSRPDVDQLRVEHEQQFTIMLNQSNYDPDVKASHQNTWEPPTPR
- the mobA gene encoding plasmid mobilization protein MobA, encoding MSDRASRRGSEKRQKTVIKTLRFTPDEIEDIETQATAAGQTVSAFIRNAALKRKVTAKADDTFLTELLRLGRLQKHLFVEGKRVGDKEYSKVLVAITELSETLRNQLKNND
- a CDS encoding molybdopterin-guanine dinucleotide biosynthesis protein MobC yields the protein MSKKTFYSDDDIVKAKEALSGLPDLTPQRKTQQDFLAAIRDDLLALVKTKGYTLTDIKETLKTAGYEVSDRALRDIMRDAEKKKVDKKKSHTEAG